From a single Candidatus Fusobacterium pullicola genomic region:
- a CDS encoding HU family DNA-binding protein, producing the protein MTKKEFIDLYAEKGNLTKKEAEKGINLFLASVEEALVKGEEVSFVGWGKWEIVERAGRDVRNPRTKEIIKIEPKKIVKFKTGKILADKIK; encoded by the coding sequence ATGACAAAGAAAGAATTTATAGATTTATATGCTGAAAAAGGAAATTTAACTAAAAAAGAAGCTGAAAAAGGTATCAATCTTTTTCTTGCAAGTGTGGAAGAGGCTTTAGTTAAAGGAGAAGAGGTTTCTTTTGTTGGTTGGGGAAAATGGGAGATAGTAGAGAGAGCTGGTAGAGATGTAAGAAATCCTAGAACAAAAGAAATTATAAAGATCGAGCCTAAAAAAATAGTTAAGTTTAAAACTGGAAAAATATTGGCTGATAAAATTAAATAG
- a CDS encoding FAD-dependent oxidoreductase — MRVSINNIIISLGKDQEKEIIKEIEKRGVKRNNIKSIIWSKRSIDSRKKTDIKLIYNLEVELNKPIDITTLNNISLAKDVEKVNREPISSIEKEVAIIGAGPAGLFAALRLAEYGFTPIVFERGEEVDKRDITTENFVKNSILNPNSNIQFGEGGAGTYSDGKLNTRIKSEYMDKIFETLVECGAPSNILWDYKPHVGTDILKVVVKNMREKIKSLGGKFFFNHKLENLHIKDGKVTGIDIINSVGELEFHPFKSVILAIGHSARDTYRMLHKNGVHMESKPFAIGARIEHPRCDIDRMQYGKFADNELLGSATYSVTYNNRAEERGVFSFCMCPGGVIVNASSELNTSLVNGMSYSQRDGRFSNSAIVVGVKENDFGSHLFAGMEFQEKLERKTYELGQGYGALYQGVLDFIGNRKTSYEIESSYEMKKTSYNLNEFFPEVIVDNMKSAFQYWSKNPMFISPNANLIAPETRTSAPVRIVRDITGMSINVQGLYPIGEGAGYAGGITSAGVDGVKIVDLAFTRIKA; from the coding sequence TTGAGAGTAAGTATTAATAATATTATTATTTCATTAGGAAAAGATCAAGAGAAAGAGATAATAAAAGAGATAGAAAAAAGGGGAGTAAAGAGAAATAATATAAAAAGTATTATCTGGAGTAAAAGATCTATTGATAGTAGAAAGAAAACAGATATTAAGTTGATATATAATTTAGAGGTAGAATTGAATAAACCAATTGATATTACAACTTTAAATAATATATCTTTAGCTAAAGATGTAGAAAAGGTAAATAGAGAGCCAATTAGTTCAATAGAAAAAGAGGTAGCAATAATTGGAGCTGGACCTGCTGGTCTTTTTGCTGCTCTTAGATTGGCTGAATATGGATTTACTCCTATTGTGTTTGAAAGAGGAGAAGAGGTAGATAAAAGAGATATTACAACAGAGAACTTTGTTAAAAACTCTATTTTAAATCCAAATTCTAATATACAGTTTGGAGAAGGTGGAGCTGGAACATATTCTGATGGAAAATTGAATACAAGAATAAAGAGTGAATATATGGATAAAATATTTGAAACTTTAGTTGAATGTGGAGCTCCCTCAAATATATTATGGGATTATAAACCACATGTTGGAACCGACATTTTAAAAGTTGTTGTTAAAAATATGAGAGAGAAAATAAAATCATTAGGTGGGAAATTCTTTTTTAACCATAAGCTTGAGAATTTACATATAAAGGATGGAAAAGTAACTGGAATCGATATAATAAACTCAGTTGGAGAACTTGAATTTCATCCCTTTAAATCTGTAATATTAGCTATTGGGCATTCAGCAAGAGATACCTATAGAATGTTACATAAAAATGGAGTGCATATGGAAAGTAAGCCTTTTGCTATAGGAGCTAGAATTGAACATCCTAGATGTGATATAGATAGAATGCAGTATGGTAAATTTGCCGATAATGAACTTTTAGGATCAGCAACTTATAGTGTAACATATAATAACAGGGCAGAGGAAAGAGGAGTCTTTTCTTTCTGTATGTGCCCAGGAGGAGTTATAGTAAATGCTTCATCAGAGCTTAATACTTCATTAGTCAATGGAATGAGCTATTCTCAAAGAGATGGAAGATTTTCTAACTCAGCTATTGTTGTAGGAGTTAAGGAGAATGACTTTGGAAGTCATCTGTTTGCTGGTATGGAGTTTCAAGAAAAATTAGAGAGAAAAACTTATGAATTGGGACAAGGGTATGGAGCTTTATATCAAGGAGTTTTAGATTTTATAGGAAATAGAAAGACTAGCTATGAGATAGAGAGTAGTTATGAAATGAAAAAAACATCATATAATCTAAATGAGTTTTTCCCAGAAGTAATAGTTGATAATATGAAATCTGCTTTTCAATATTGGAGTAAAAATCCTATGTTTATATCACCAAATGCTAACCTTATAGCTCCAGAGACAAGAACTTCTGCTCCTGTAAGAATAGTAAGGGATA